A genome region from Macrotis lagotis isolate mMagLag1 chromosome 4, bilby.v1.9.chrom.fasta, whole genome shotgun sequence includes the following:
- the LOC141519943 gene encoding uncharacterized protein LOC141519943, producing MQLEAERANEFLQKEKKFLQASRIPPHTGNSRSHLACEHQSSHQSLKVSKWLTLSAQEQLAWVKNTQDPRIAMGPRSPMEKKILSLGGIHSAAAQKFLAKKYQEEFEAIRQFRTSSLDYQLSQMADYYYYSKKQDKIMEEPLECISIQLPDLGKKLEEETRWAPKKWDYLVNERELKQIAKHIYRTKLARNLGNKAYILYPHEIPRKKFPPRIWTAENKEDKDILKKPKTREQMRELEAKQIREHQKRMIHGRKVMQSYKERRFYGIPRDIPLVPKPEVKKEQIKLYEWVAAYPLLQLRHGKRLEIRILIEKSKLKEEKQEEDRMKLPVGAEFLKIPPFLKTKISKIN from the exons ATGCAGTTAGAGGCTGAGAGGGCAAATGAATTTctgcaaaaggaaaagaagttccTGCAGGCCAGCAGAATTCCACCACATACAGGAAACTCTAGATCTCATTTGGCCTGTGAGCATCAATCTTCCCACCAGTCTCTTAAAGTTTCAAAATGGTTGACATTAAGTGCACAAGAGCA GTTAGCCTGGGTCAAAAATACTCAAGACCCTCGGATTGCCATGGGTCCCCGATCCCCTATGGAGAAAAAGATATTG AGTTTAGGTGGCATACATAGTGCAGCTGCACAAAAATTTTTAGCTAAAAAATATCAAGAGGAATTTGAAGCCATCCGTCAATTCAGGACTTCATCATTGGACTACCAGCTCAGCCAAATggcagattattattattactccaaGAAACAAGATAAAATTATGGAGGAACCCCTGGAATGTATTTCTATACAATTGCCTGACCTAGGCaaaaaactagaagaagaaaCGAGATGGGCACCAAAAAAATGGGACTATTTAGTAAATGAGAGAGAACTAAAGCAGATAGCAAAGCATATTTATAGAACAAAACTTGCTAGAAACCTTGGAAACAAAGCATATATTCTATACCCTCATGAAATCCCAAGGAAAAAATTTCCTCCCAGAATTTGGACAGCAGAAAATAAAGAGGATAAGGACAttttgaaaaaacctaaaacaagaGAGCAGATGAGAGAATTGGAGGCAAAGCAAATCAGAGAACATCAAAAGCGCATGATACATGGGAGAAAGGTTATGCAAAGTTATAAGGAAAGACGTTTTTATGGCATCCCGAGGGATATTCCTCTAGTTCCAAAACCTGAAGTGAAGAAAgagcaaataaaattatatgaatggGTTGCTGCTTATCCACTTCTCCAACTTCGTCATGGAAAAAGGTTGGAAATACGTATTCTTATTGAAAAATCAAAGTTGAAAgaggagaaacaagaggaagataGAATGAAACTGCCAGTTGGTGCAGAATTTTTGAAAATACCACCATTTTTGAAGactaaaataagcaaaattaattAA